A stretch of Mesorhizobium sp. M2A.F.Ca.ET.046.03.2.1 DNA encodes these proteins:
- a CDS encoding DUF680 domain-containing protein, translated as MKKIILATAALMAVSSAAFAGSDNHGNSGVNQPAPAVDTTRTSSIGTDSPVYKLLNSSRDAQKSAPQQGSDRDHFGNR; from the coding sequence ATGAAAAAGATCATTCTTGCCACCGCGGCTCTCATGGCCGTTTCCTCGGCTGCTTTTGCGGGCAGCGACAATCACGGCAACAGCGGAGTCAACCAGCCGGCTCCCGCCGTGGATACGACCCGCACCTCGTCGATCGGCACCGACTCGCCTGTCTACAAGCTGCTGAATTCGTCCCGCGACGCGCAGAAGTCGGCTCCGCAGCAGGGCAGCGACCGCGACCACTTCGGCAATCGTTAA
- a CDS encoding sugar ABC transporter permease produces the protein MAAQIFSAIFVIIIGVGGCVAYFWGANKLLDLVFPSRGVSGAAAVDNLRRQGLVRPWLFVGPAMIILTIYLIYPVIETLRLSFLDRGGENFVGLANYEWAFGDHDFRNSILNNILWLAVVPAACTFLGLIIAVLTDKIWWGTIAKSLIFLPLAISFVGASVIWKFIYEYRGEGQVQIGLLNAIIQYFGGQPQVWISLPFWNNFFLMVILIWIQTGFAMVILSSALRGIPEETLEAAVIDGANPFQIFWKIMVPQIWGTIAVVWTTITILVLKVFDIVLTMTNGQWNSQVLANLMFDWMFRGGGDFGRGATIAIIIMIAVIPIMVWNIRQANKETGGH, from the coding sequence ATGGCGGCTCAGATTTTCTCGGCCATATTCGTCATCATCATCGGCGTCGGCGGCTGTGTCGCCTATTTCTGGGGCGCCAACAAACTGCTCGATCTCGTTTTCCCGTCGCGCGGCGTCTCAGGCGCGGCAGCCGTCGACAATCTGCGCCGCCAGGGCCTGGTGCGGCCCTGGCTGTTCGTCGGCCCGGCGATGATCATCCTCACCATCTATCTGATCTACCCGGTCATCGAGACGCTGCGGCTCTCCTTCCTCGATCGCGGCGGCGAGAATTTCGTCGGCCTCGCCAATTACGAATGGGCGTTCGGCGACCACGATTTCCGCAACTCGATCCTCAACAACATCCTGTGGCTGGCGGTGGTGCCGGCGGCCTGCACCTTCCTCGGGCTGATCATCGCCGTGCTCACCGACAAGATCTGGTGGGGCACGATCGCCAAGAGCCTGATCTTCCTGCCGCTGGCCATCTCCTTCGTCGGCGCCAGCGTGATCTGGAAATTCATCTACGAGTACCGCGGCGAGGGCCAGGTGCAGATCGGCCTGCTCAACGCCATCATCCAGTATTTCGGCGGCCAGCCGCAGGTGTGGATATCGCTGCCGTTCTGGAACAATTTCTTCCTGATGGTGATCCTGATCTGGATCCAGACAGGGTTTGCGATGGTCATCCTGTCGTCGGCGCTGCGCGGCATTCCGGAAGAGACGCTCGAGGCCGCCGTGATCGACGGCGCCAACCCGTTCCAGATCTTCTGGAAAATCATGGTGCCGCAGATCTGGGGCACGATCGCGGTGGTGTGGACCACCATCACCATACTGGTGCTGAAAGTGTTCGACATCGTGCTGACCATGACCAACGGCCAATGGAACAGCCAGGTGCTGGCCAATCTGATGTTCGACTGGATGTTCCGCGGCGGCGGCGATTTCGGCCGCGGCGCGACCATCGCCATCATCATCATGATCGCGGTCATTCCGATCATGGTCTGGAACATCCGGCAGGCCAACAAAGAGACGGGAGGGCATTGA
- a CDS encoding alpha-glucosidase, translating to MQSALKATSRPDPAIDRDWWRGAVIYQIYPRSYQDSNDDGIGDLKGIVQRLPYIASLGVDAIWISPFFKSPMKDFGYDVSDYCDVDPMFGTLADFDALVAEAHRLGLKVMIDEVLSHTADIHPWFKESRSSRSNPKADWYVWADAKPDGTPPNNWLSIFGGSAWQWDTSRQQYYMHNFLAEQPDLNFHNGEVQDALLDITRFWLERGVDGFRLDTINFYFHSQGLEDNPALPPEQRNDQTAPAVNPYNYQDHIYDKSRPENLGFLERFRALLDEYPAQAAVGEVGDSQRGLEVVAAYTADGKRVHMCYSFDFLAPEKISAAKVRAVLEAFGRVASDGWSCWAFSNHDVMRVASRWAANETDPTAYLKVISALLMSLRGSVCIYQGEELGLGEAELKFEDLQDPYGIRFWPEFKGRDGCRTPMVWEAAAKNGGFSTAKPWLPVPGRHLSQAVNVQQGDASSLLEHYRRFLAFRRQHPALGKGDIDFIESDGDTVAFTRREGNERIVCAFNLGSKPAEVNLGQGSLKPLPGHGFSGQTGSGPVRLGGYGAWFGRID from the coding sequence ATGCAATCGGCTTTGAAGGCGACTTCGAGACCAGACCCTGCGATCGACCGAGACTGGTGGCGGGGCGCGGTGATCTACCAGATCTATCCGCGCTCCTACCAGGACTCCAACGACGACGGCATCGGCGATCTGAAGGGCATCGTTCAGCGTCTGCCCTACATCGCTTCGCTCGGCGTCGATGCCATCTGGATCTCGCCCTTCTTCAAATCGCCGATGAAGGATTTCGGCTATGACGTCTCGGATTACTGCGATGTCGACCCGATGTTCGGCACGCTCGCCGATTTCGACGCGCTGGTGGCGGAGGCCCATCGCCTGGGCCTCAAGGTGATGATCGACGAGGTGCTGTCGCACACCGCCGACATCCACCCGTGGTTCAAGGAAAGCCGCTCCAGCCGCAGCAATCCAAAGGCTGACTGGTATGTGTGGGCCGACGCCAAGCCGGACGGCACGCCGCCCAACAACTGGCTGTCGATCTTCGGCGGCTCGGCCTGGCAGTGGGACACCAGCCGCCAGCAATATTACATGCATAATTTCCTGGCCGAGCAGCCCGACCTCAACTTCCACAATGGAGAAGTCCAGGACGCGCTGCTCGACATCACCCGCTTCTGGCTTGAGCGCGGGGTCGACGGCTTTCGGCTGGATACGATCAATTTCTACTTCCACAGCCAGGGGCTGGAGGACAATCCGGCGCTGCCGCCGGAACAGCGCAACGACCAGACCGCACCTGCGGTCAATCCCTACAACTACCAGGACCATATCTACGACAAGAGCCGGCCGGAGAATCTCGGCTTCCTCGAGCGCTTCCGCGCGCTTCTGGACGAATATCCGGCACAGGCCGCCGTCGGCGAGGTCGGTGACTCGCAGCGCGGCCTGGAAGTGGTCGCCGCCTACACCGCCGACGGCAAGCGCGTGCACATGTGCTATTCCTTCGACTTCCTGGCGCCGGAGAAGATCAGCGCGGCGAAAGTGCGCGCGGTGCTGGAGGCCTTCGGCCGGGTCGCCAGCGACGGCTGGTCGTGCTGGGCCTTCTCCAACCATGACGTGATGCGGGTCGCCTCGCGCTGGGCCGCCAACGAGACGGACCCGACCGCCTATCTGAAGGTGATCTCGGCGCTTCTGATGTCGCTGCGCGGCTCGGTATGCATCTACCAGGGCGAAGAACTCGGCCTTGGCGAAGCGGAGCTGAAGTTCGAGGACCTGCAGGACCCCTACGGCATCCGCTTCTGGCCGGAGTTCAAGGGCCGCGACGGCTGCCGCACGCCGATGGTGTGGGAGGCCGCGGCCAAGAATGGCGGCTTCTCGACCGCCAAGCCCTGGCTGCCGGTGCCGGGCAGGCACCTGTCGCAGGCCGTCAACGTGCAGCAGGGCGATGCAAGCTCGCTGCTCGAGCATTACCGCCGCTTCCTCGCCTTCCGGCGCCAGCATCCGGCGCTGGGCAAGGGCGATATCGACTTCATCGAAAGCGATGGCGATACCGTCGCCTTCACGCGCCGCGAGGGCAATGAGCGGATCGTCTGCGCCTTCAACCTCGGCAGCAAGCCCGCCGAGGTCAATCTCGGCCAAGGCTCGCTGAAGCCCTTGCCCGGACATGGCTTTTCGGGACAGACTGGCAGCGGGCCGGTCCGCCTCGGCGGATACGGCGCCTGGTTCGGGCGCATCGACTGA
- a CDS encoding carbohydrate ABC transporter permease produces the protein MAASTGKSFASRFGVHIAVLVFVVIWTIPTLGILVSSLRDKDQIIASGWWNSFASSSQTEAGRLPAAAAQTQKDGKYVIEGNVFGDGAKRDISAFGVKAAAPTQYKAGTAADLGDGVTLQVNADGSFVLASPKAFEGDRGQRVYYASSAPPKFTTENYDAVLFSEGIGRSFMNSLTVTIPATIIPILIAAFAAYALAWMRFPGRALLIAVIIGLLVVPLQMSLIPLLKLYNGVGTFFGVPSKTYLGIWLAHTGFGLPFAIYLLRSYIAGLPREIMESARIDGASDFEIFVKIVLPLSFPVLASFAIFQFLWVWNDLLVAMVFLGTAPDQIVLTAKLNALLGSRGGNWEILTTSAFITIIVPLIVFFSLQRYFVRGLLAGSVKGG, from the coding sequence ATGGCCGCGTCCACCGGAAAGTCCTTCGCCAGCCGCTTCGGCGTTCATATCGCCGTGCTGGTCTTCGTCGTCATCTGGACCATCCCCACGCTCGGCATTCTCGTCTCGTCGCTGCGCGACAAGGACCAGATCATCGCCTCGGGCTGGTGGAATTCCTTCGCCAGTTCCAGCCAGACCGAGGCCGGACGACTGCCGGCCGCCGCGGCGCAGACGCAGAAGGACGGCAAATATGTCATCGAAGGCAATGTCTTCGGCGACGGCGCCAAGCGCGACATCAGCGCCTTTGGCGTCAAGGCGGCGGCGCCGACGCAATACAAGGCCGGCACGGCGGCCGATCTCGGCGACGGCGTCACCTTGCAGGTGAACGCGGATGGCAGCTTCGTGCTCGCCTCGCCGAAGGCATTCGAAGGCGACCGCGGCCAGCGCGTCTATTACGCCTCCTCGGCGCCGCCGAAATTCACCACCGAGAACTACGATGCCGTGCTGTTTTCCGAAGGCATCGGCCGCTCGTTCATGAACTCGCTGACGGTGACCATTCCGGCAACGATCATCCCCATCCTGATCGCGGCCTTCGCGGCCTATGCGCTCGCCTGGATGCGCTTTCCCGGCCGGGCGCTGCTGATCGCCGTCATCATCGGCCTGCTGGTCGTGCCGCTGCAGATGTCGCTCATCCCGCTGCTCAAGCTCTATAACGGCGTCGGCACCTTCTTCGGCGTGCCGTCGAAGACCTATCTCGGCATCTGGCTGGCGCATACAGGCTTCGGCCTGCCTTTCGCCATCTATCTGCTGAGGAGCTACATCGCCGGCCTGCCGCGCGAGATCATGGAATCGGCGCGCATCGACGGCGCCAGCGATTTCGAGATCTTCGTCAAGATCGTGCTGCCGCTGTCGTTCCCGGTGCTTGCCTCCTTCGCCATCTTCCAGTTCCTATGGGTATGGAACGATCTGCTGGTGGCGATGGTTTTCCTCGGCACGGCGCCCGATCAGATCGTGCTGACGGCCAAGCTCAACGCGCTGCTCGGCTCACGCGGCGGCAATTGGGAAATCCTCACGACATCGGCATTCATCACCATCATCGTGCCGCTGATCGTGTTCTTCTCGCTGCAACGCTATTTCGTCCGCGGGCTGCTTGCCGGCTCGGTGAAAGGAGGTTGA
- a CDS encoding hybrid-cluster NAD(P)-dependent oxidoreductase codes for MTDLGLYRHLDEMAPWNDRLQVLEVIGVSDEAPQVKTFTFRSDNQTWFRYKPGQFVTLELPTADGPLMRTYTLSSSPSRPFSIAVTVKAQADSVGTRWMFDNLKPGVHVKAYGPTGDFSLHSHPAAKYLFISAGSGVTPMMSMLRWLNDCAPWTDVGFVNCARRPEEIIFRKELELLGSRMPGLSLGFMIEERSSREGWFGHMGRIDAIRLPLLAPDFREREIFCCGPDPFMRAVRQMLEAAGFDMSRYHQESFAAPAVEEVPAPFAMPAGDEAKPLAEAVTPVRFSLSNVDAECVPGQTVLQTARASGVRIPAACEFGLCGTCKVKKVSGEVSMSHNGGILDHEIDDGYILACCSRPLSALDIEA; via the coding sequence ATGACGGATCTCGGCCTCTATCGCCATCTCGACGAGATGGCGCCCTGGAACGACAGGCTGCAGGTGCTGGAAGTGATCGGCGTCAGCGACGAGGCGCCGCAGGTGAAGACGTTCACCTTCCGCTCCGACAATCAGACCTGGTTCCGCTACAAACCCGGGCAGTTCGTGACGCTGGAATTGCCGACGGCCGACGGGCCGCTGATGCGGACCTACACGCTGTCGTCCTCGCCGTCGCGGCCGTTCTCGATCGCGGTGACGGTGAAAGCGCAAGCCGACAGCGTCGGCACGCGCTGGATGTTCGACAATCTGAAGCCCGGCGTCCATGTGAAGGCCTACGGGCCGACCGGCGATTTCTCGCTGCACAGCCATCCAGCGGCCAAATATCTGTTCATTTCGGCCGGTTCCGGCGTCACGCCGATGATGTCGATGCTGCGCTGGCTGAACGACTGCGCGCCCTGGACCGATGTCGGTTTCGTCAATTGCGCGCGGCGGCCGGAAGAGATCATCTTCCGCAAGGAGCTCGAACTGCTCGGCAGCCGCATGCCCGGCCTGTCGCTCGGCTTCATGATCGAGGAGCGGTCGAGCCGCGAGGGCTGGTTCGGCCATATGGGCCGCATCGACGCGATCCGGCTGCCGCTTCTGGCACCCGATTTCCGCGAGCGGGAAATCTTCTGCTGCGGGCCGGACCCCTTCATGCGCGCCGTGCGCCAGATGCTGGAGGCCGCCGGCTTCGACATGAGCCGCTACCATCAGGAGAGCTTCGCGGCGCCGGCCGTGGAAGAAGTCCCGGCGCCGTTCGCGATGCCGGCCGGCGACGAAGCCAAGCCGCTCGCCGAGGCGGTGACGCCGGTCCGCTTTTCGCTTTCAAACGTCGATGCGGAATGCGTCCCCGGACAGACCGTGCTGCAGACGGCGCGCGCTTCGGGCGTCAGGATCCCGGCGGCCTGCGAGTTCGGTCTCTGCGGCACCTGCAAGGTGAAAAAGGTCTCCGGCGAGGTTTCGATGAGCCACAATGGCGGCATTCTCGATCACGAGATCGATGACGGCTATATCCTGGCCTGCTGTTCGAGGCCGTTGTCGGCGCTGGACATCGAGGCCTGA
- a CDS encoding DUF680 domain-containing protein, with protein MKKIVLTAAALLAISGSAFAGSDNYNAQAANPPAATVDSSYTASVRKSEPAEQKPVTTGADRNLFGNN; from the coding sequence ATGAAAAAGATTGTTCTCACTGCCGCCGCCCTTCTGGCAATTTCCGGCAGCGCCTTTGCCGGTAGCGACAATTACAACGCGCAGGCTGCCAACCCGCCGGCCGCCACGGTCGACTCTTCTTACACAGCCTCGGTCCGCAAGTCCGAACCGGCTGAACAGAAGCCTGTCACCACGGGCGCCGACCGCAACCTTTTCGGTAACAACTAA
- a CDS encoding aromatic ring-hydroxylating dioxygenase subunit alpha: MDARNDMLRLLQSRKQGYSLEQPFYTDPDYFKLDMELIWHRDWLFIGHDCELPKPGSYITVQIGDYPVVLVRDQKGRINAFHNSCRHRGSRLCNTDKGTAAKLVCPYHQWTYELDGRLLFARQMADGFDKSQFGLKPVACESVGGYIFICLAKEPADFAPMRAMIEPYVLPHRLSEAKVAFESTIVEKGNWKLVWENNRECYHCAGNHPELCKTFPEAPTVTGVQGADSDPEMLAHWAKCEAAGLPSRFRIDPAGQYRATRAPLLRDAVSYTMSGRRAVTKNLSASVAAYRIGTLMHYHYPTTWNHILIDHAVTFRVLPISATETAVTTKWLVHKDAVEGVDYDLAELTHVWTETNDQDRRIVEENALGILSPAYEPGPYSELHEGGVIQFVEWYASFIGPRLAEGGRPALRSVA; the protein is encoded by the coding sequence ATGGATGCGCGCAACGACATGCTGAGGCTCCTGCAGAGCCGCAAGCAGGGCTACTCGCTTGAGCAGCCCTTCTACACCGATCCCGACTATTTCAAGCTCGATATGGAGCTGATCTGGCATCGTGACTGGTTGTTCATCGGCCATGATTGCGAGCTGCCGAAACCAGGCAGCTACATCACCGTTCAGATCGGCGATTATCCGGTGGTGCTGGTCCGCGACCAGAAGGGAAGGATCAACGCTTTCCACAACTCCTGCCGGCATCGCGGCAGCCGCCTGTGCAACACCGACAAGGGCACCGCCGCCAAGCTGGTCTGTCCCTACCATCAGTGGACTTACGAGCTCGACGGGCGGCTGCTGTTCGCGCGCCAGATGGCGGACGGCTTCGACAAGAGCCAGTTCGGACTGAAGCCCGTGGCCTGCGAGAGCGTCGGCGGCTACATCTTCATTTGCCTGGCAAAAGAGCCGGCCGACTTCGCGCCGATGCGCGCCATGATCGAACCCTATGTCCTGCCGCACCGGCTGAGCGAGGCGAAGGTCGCGTTCGAATCGACGATCGTCGAAAAGGGCAACTGGAAGCTCGTCTGGGAAAACAACCGCGAGTGCTATCATTGCGCCGGCAACCATCCGGAACTGTGCAAGACTTTTCCGGAAGCGCCGACGGTGACAGGTGTGCAAGGCGCCGACAGCGATCCGGAAATGCTTGCGCACTGGGCGAAATGCGAGGCGGCGGGTCTGCCGAGCCGGTTCCGGATCGATCCGGCCGGGCAATACCGCGCAACGCGCGCGCCGCTGCTGCGCGACGCCGTCAGCTACACGATGAGCGGCAGACGCGCCGTGACGAAAAACCTGTCCGCCAGCGTCGCCGCCTACCGCATCGGCACGTTGATGCACTACCATTACCCGACCACGTGGAACCACATCCTCATCGATCACGCCGTCACCTTCCGTGTGCTGCCGATCAGCGCCACCGAGACCGCGGTGACGACGAAATGGCTGGTCCACAAGGACGCGGTGGAAGGCGTCGACTACGATCTGGCAGAACTCACCCATGTCTGGACCGAGACCAACGATCAGGACCGCCGCATCGTCGAGGAAAACGCGCTCGGCATCCTGTCGCCGGCTTACGAGCCTGGTCCCTATTCCGAGTTGCATGAGGGCGGTGTCATCCAGTTCGTCGAGTGGTACGCCTCCTTCATCGGTCCGCGCCTTGCCGAAGGCGGTCGCCCGGCGTTGCGCAGCGTCGCCTGA
- a CDS encoding ABC transporter substrate-binding protein produces MKKMLLLGAAFAALTLGLPAHAELKFKPGEDSKFHWANYDDLKKVDLKGETLTIFGPWRGEDETLVRSVLDYFQEATGAEVKYSSSENYEQQIVIDTQAGSPPNIAVLPQPGLIQDLASKGVLTPLGDDVAAWIKENYAAGDSWAKLGTYNGKDGKAGFYAFPYKIDVKGLVWYSPDNFDEAGYKVPKTQEELADLEKKIVADGGKPWCIGLGSGGATGWPATDWVEDIMLRTQPPEVYDKWTKNEIPFTDPAVVNAIDIFGKIATDDKMVDGGAKAVAATDFRDSPKGLFTVPPKCYMHHQASFIPSFFPENVKLGQDADFFPYPPYASKPELGTPLEVAGTLVMITKDSKASREFIKFLQMPLAHELWMAQKSFVTPFKAANKDAYGSDALKKQGEILVGATTVRFDGSDLMPGKVGAGSFWTGMIDLVGGKSAQDVAADIQKSWDAIK; encoded by the coding sequence ATGAAGAAAATGCTTCTCTTGGGTGCCGCGTTCGCTGCGCTCACCCTTGGCCTGCCGGCACATGCCGAACTGAAGTTCAAGCCGGGCGAGGATTCGAAATTCCACTGGGCGAACTACGACGACCTCAAGAAGGTCGACCTCAAGGGCGAGACGCTGACGATCTTCGGGCCGTGGCGCGGCGAGGACGAGACGCTTGTGCGTTCGGTTCTCGATTATTTCCAGGAAGCCACCGGCGCCGAGGTCAAATATTCCTCGTCCGAGAATTATGAGCAGCAGATCGTCATCGACACCCAGGCCGGCAGCCCGCCCAACATCGCCGTCCTGCCGCAGCCTGGCCTGATCCAGGACCTTGCTTCCAAGGGCGTGCTGACCCCGCTGGGCGACGACGTCGCCGCCTGGATCAAGGAAAATTATGCCGCCGGCGACTCCTGGGCCAAGCTCGGCACCTATAATGGCAAGGACGGCAAGGCCGGCTTCTACGCCTTCCCCTACAAGATCGACGTGAAGGGTCTGGTCTGGTACTCGCCGGATAATTTCGACGAGGCCGGCTACAAGGTGCCGAAGACCCAGGAAGAGCTGGCCGACCTCGAGAAGAAGATCGTCGCCGATGGCGGCAAGCCCTGGTGCATCGGGCTCGGTTCGGGCGGCGCCACCGGCTGGCCGGCGACCGACTGGGTCGAGGACATCATGCTGCGCACACAGCCGCCGGAAGTCTACGACAAGTGGACGAAGAACGAGATCCCGTTCACCGACCCGGCCGTGGTCAACGCCATCGACATCTTCGGCAAGATCGCCACCGACGACAAGATGGTGGATGGCGGCGCCAAGGCGGTCGCGGCGACCGACTTCCGCGACAGTCCGAAGGGCCTCTTCACCGTGCCGCCCAAATGCTACATGCACCATCAGGCCTCATTCATTCCTTCCTTCTTCCCGGAGAACGTGAAGCTCGGCCAGGATGCGGACTTCTTCCCCTATCCGCCCTACGCCTCCAAGCCGGAGCTGGGCACGCCGCTGGAAGTGGCCGGAACGCTGGTGATGATCACCAAGGACTCCAAGGCCTCGCGCGAGTTCATCAAGTTCCTGCAGATGCCGCTCGCGCATGAATTGTGGATGGCGCAGAAGAGCTTCGTCACCCCGTTCAAGGCCGCCAACAAGGACGCCTATGGCAGCGACGCGCTGAAGAAGCAGGGCGAGATCCTCGTTGGAGCCACGACGGTGCGGTTCGACGGCTCCGACCTGATGCCCGGCAAGGTCGGCGCGGGCTCGTTCTGGACCGGCATGATCGACCTGGTCGGCGGCAAGTCCGCGCAGGACGTCGCCGCCGACATCCAGAAAAGCTGGGATGCCATCAAGTAG
- the ugpC gene encoding sn-glycerol-3-phosphate ABC transporter ATP-binding protein UgpC, producing the protein MADVTLNQVRKSYGNLNILHGIDLDIKSGEFIVFVGPSGCGKSTLLRSIAGLEEITGGELKIDGEVVNDVPPSKRGIAMVFQSYALYPHMTVYDNMAFSMKIGKESKAEIDKRVRQAAEILQLTKYLDRLPKAMSGGQRQRVAIGRAIVRNPKVFLFDEPLSNLDAALRVATRIEIAKLKESMPNTTMIYVTHDQVEAMTLADRIVVLKDGVVEQVGTPMELYKRPGNLFVAQFIGSPAMNILPAKIEKAGNPTVVSHVGDRKATVPIATPASANGAAVSFGVRPEDLAIATGSDYLFEGKVDYIEQLGEVQLVYIDIGRADLPLVAKLPGNVEVKRGETLRLNASASDLHIFDADGHSFTLHREEAKAA; encoded by the coding sequence ATGGCCGATGTCACGCTCAACCAGGTGAGGAAATCATACGGCAACCTCAATATTCTCCACGGCATCGACCTAGACATCAAATCGGGCGAGTTCATCGTCTTCGTCGGACCGTCGGGATGCGGCAAGTCGACCTTGCTGCGGTCGATCGCCGGTCTCGAGGAGATCACCGGGGGCGAACTGAAGATCGACGGCGAGGTGGTGAACGACGTGCCGCCGTCGAAGCGCGGCATCGCCATGGTGTTCCAGTCCTATGCGCTTTATCCGCATATGACCGTCTACGACAACATGGCCTTCTCGATGAAGATCGGCAAGGAAAGCAAGGCGGAGATCGACAAGCGGGTGCGACAGGCGGCGGAGATCCTGCAGCTCACCAAATATCTCGATCGCCTGCCCAAGGCGATGTCGGGCGGCCAGCGCCAGCGCGTCGCGATCGGCCGCGCCATCGTGCGCAACCCAAAAGTGTTCCTGTTCGACGAGCCGCTTTCGAACCTCGACGCAGCGCTTCGCGTCGCCACCCGCATCGAGATTGCCAAGCTCAAGGAATCGATGCCGAACACCACCATGATCTACGTCACCCACGACCAGGTCGAGGCGATGACGCTGGCGGACCGCATCGTGGTGCTGAAGGACGGCGTCGTCGAGCAGGTCGGCACGCCGATGGAACTCTACAAGCGTCCGGGCAATCTGTTCGTCGCCCAGTTCATCGGCTCGCCGGCGATGAACATATTGCCGGCAAAGATCGAGAAGGCCGGCAATCCGACCGTGGTCAGCCATGTCGGCGACCGCAAGGCGACGGTGCCGATCGCGACGCCTGCTTCGGCGAATGGCGCGGCGGTCAGCTTCGGCGTGCGGCCGGAGGATCTCGCGATCGCCACCGGTTCCGATTACCTCTTCGAGGGCAAGGTCGACTATATCGAGCAACTCGGCGAGGTTCAGCTCGTCTATATCGATATCGGCCGCGCAGACCTGCCGCTGGTCGCCAAGCTGCCGGGCAATGTCGAGGTCAAGCGCGGTGAGACGCTGCGGCTCAACGCAAGCGCCAGCGATCTGCATATTTTCGACGCCGACGGCCATTCCTTCACGCTGCATCGCGAAGAGGCGAAGGCAGCCTGA